A window of Actinomycetes bacterium contains these coding sequences:
- a CDS encoding DUF998 domain-containing protein, which produces MTQNLTTPRAGAHSPPTATTTNATRALLACGVAAGPLFVVVGLLQMLSRDGFDPTRHPLSLLSLGGLGWIQISNFVVAGLLFVASAVGMHPRSRPGVARRPATRWRWRRGRSASPPGAPGAGRRARRRGRRPAG; this is translated from the coding sequence ATGACCCAGAACCTCACCACACCTCGCGCTGGGGCGCACAGCCCACCCACGGCGACGACCACGAACGCGACCAGAGCGCTGCTGGCCTGCGGCGTTGCCGCCGGCCCGCTGTTCGTCGTCGTGGGCTTGCTCCAGATGCTGTCCCGCGACGGGTTCGACCCCACACGTCACCCGCTGAGCCTGCTGAGCCTCGGCGGCCTGGGCTGGATCCAGATCAGCAACTTCGTGGTTGCCGGCCTGCTGTTCGTCGCCTCCGCGGTCGGGATGCACCCCAGGTCCCGTCCCGGGGTGGCGCGGCGTCCGGCTACTCGCTGGCGATGGCGGCGAGGACGTTCAGCCTCGCCGCCCGGCGCGCCGGGCGCAGGCCGGCGAGCACGCCGGCGAGGGCGCCGACCAGCAGGATGA
- a CDS encoding SRPBCC domain-containing protein, whose product MTSTTEPGTTTQVHRVYIKATPEAIWEAITKPEWTEQYLYESRVEYDLRPGGAYRAYPSEAMRVHGAELGHPIPDVVVDGEVVEADPPRKLVQTWRMLMDPTMAAEGFTRLTWELEELEGGVARLTVTHDLQGAPQLAALVSGAMEHEGAGGGWNEVLSGLKTLLETGKPLRG is encoded by the coding sequence ATGACCAGCACGACGGAACCCGGCACGACCACGCAGGTCCACCGGGTCTACATCAAGGCCACGCCCGAGGCGATCTGGGAGGCGATCACCAAGCCCGAGTGGACCGAGCAGTACCTGTACGAGTCGCGCGTCGAGTACGACCTGCGCCCGGGCGGCGCGTACCGGGCGTACCCGAGCGAGGCGATGCGGGTCCACGGCGCGGAGCTGGGCCACCCGATCCCCGACGTGGTCGTCGACGGTGAGGTCGTCGAGGCCGACCCGCCGCGCAAGCTGGTCCAGACCTGGCGCATGCTCATGGACCCGACCATGGCGGCGGAAGGGTTCACGCGCCTGACGTGGGAGCTCGAGGAGCTCGAGGGCGGCGTCGCCAGGCTCACGGTGACCCACGACCTCCAGGGCGCACCGCAGCTCGCGGCGCTGGTCAGCGGCGCGATGGAACACGAGGGCGCCGGCGGTGGCTGGAACGAGGTCCTCAGCGGGCTGAAGACGCTGCTTGAGACCGGCAAGCCGCTGCGGGGCTGA
- a CDS encoding metalloregulator ArsR/SmtB family transcription factor translates to MTDDDRVFKALADPTRRFLLDRLFARDGRTLTELESELEMTRFGVMKHLRVLEDAGLVVTRRQGREKLHYLNPVPIRLLHDRWIDKYTERHVSALADLKTKLEEKP, encoded by the coding sequence GTGACCGACGACGACCGCGTGTTCAAAGCACTCGCCGACCCGACGCGGCGCTTCCTGCTCGACCGGCTCTTCGCGCGTGACGGCCGCACGCTCACCGAGCTTGAGTCCGAGCTGGAGATGACCCGCTTTGGCGTCATGAAGCACCTGCGCGTGCTCGAAGACGCGGGCCTCGTGGTCACGCGCCGGCAGGGCCGGGAGAAGCTGCACTACCTCAACCCGGTGCCGATCCGGCTGCTCCACGACCGCTGGATCGACAAGTACACCGAGCGCCACGTCTCGGCGCTCGCCGACCTCAAGACCAAGCTCGAGGAGAAGCCATGA